From a single Rutidosis leptorrhynchoides isolate AG116_Rl617_1_P2 chromosome 5, CSIRO_AGI_Rlap_v1, whole genome shotgun sequence genomic region:
- the LOC139849688 gene encoding uncharacterized protein, with product MIIDGGSCENVVSTEMVEKLNLPTEDHPEPYQLTWLKRGIHIKVTKHCLVQFSIGKTYKDEVWCEVIPMDVCHLLLGRPWQFDRKIKHDGFRNIYSFVKDGINITLAPLDSRRNTEAESTLILTKSAYEYEAKQELLVFALVVQEVNEIVADVPPSIKPLLAEYTDVFPKEIPAELPLMRDGSFFEDGSFCPVQ from the coding sequence ATGATTATCGATGGAGGAAGTTGCGAGAATGTGGTGTCAACCGAGATGGTGGAAAAATTAAATTTACCCACGGAGGATCATCCGGAACCGTATCAATTGACTTGGTTAAAACGTGGGATTCATATAAAGGTAACTAAACATTGCTTGGTTCAATTTTCAATTGGGAAAACGTATAAAGATGAAGTTTGGTGTGAAGTGATTCCTATGGACGTATGTCATCTCCTATTGGGAAGACCTTGGCAATTTGATCGCAAGATAAAACATGATGGTTTTCGGAATATTTATAGTTTCGTGAAAGATGGCATAAATATCACTCTTGCACCCTTAGATTCAAGGCGCAATACGGAGGCTGAATCGACCCTAATTCTTACCAAGTCAGCCTATGAATACGAGGCTAAGCAAGAGTTGTTGGTATTTGCGTTAGTTGTGCAAGAAGTAAATGAGATAGTAGCTGATGTCCCTCCTAGTATCAAGCCACTCTTGGCCGAATACACTGATGTTTTCCCTAAAGAAATTCCAGCAGAGCTACCACTTATGAGAGATGGCTCATTTTTCGAAGATGGCTCATTTTGTCCCGTGCAATAA